One Pseudochaenichthys georgianus chromosome 7, fPseGeo1.2, whole genome shotgun sequence DNA segment encodes these proteins:
- the LOC139434121 gene encoding uncharacterized protein, protein MKMTVAKKELYELRMTNPTKEMTTAWAVDTVADDDILSQPPPLSPVNECDNPDCKEWRLEANAVRAQRDIYAAEVKSLRCKLQQRIKDKRQRMDQRAGDMPAFDGEERERVILKKRPRPESTPTRLSKSKGPSCSKSPIPACSTSPIPACSTSPIPACSKSPTGSHTHSSSSSEPASIHTEASSTSPPINSPWFRGRGRGNIMRDITFPRIMEEYLQGYREHYAGIDPPVRLQENTVSKLSRVKSFLSFMAHGFNRLSDWLFLRDLKRIRGWSRSLMKSSLQVTTSDFYIKNISHFLKYMADTPCKGSRLSQTDMILIKREVVAILKSLKRKVLIHQMQVKRDKMEGLPSHNDLMTCLTSTTTRIPQLLDVMASNPTTATRTLLYGYMTLHWSCIYGHRPGVYSNMTNAEVRKADTTGTAFGYLVHVSNHKTANAFGEAQLYLTVEEFGWMKRWLEIKGTLTCTQSLSVHRGEEPVQEACLLPEVGMG, encoded by the exons atgaaaatgacagtggccaagaaggagctttatgaactccgaatgacaaaccccaccaAAGAAATGACtaccgcttgggctgttgacacggtggcagacgacgatatactgtcacaacctccacccttgtccccggtgaatgaatgtgacaacccggactgcaaagaatggaggctggaggctaacgcagtgagggctcagcgggacatatatgctgctgaggtgaaatccctgcgctgcaagttgcagcagaggataaaggacaagcgacagaggatggatcagcgggccggggacatgcccgcgttcgatggggaggaacgagagcgggtcattctgaagaaacgaccccgaccagagtcgacaccaacgaggctgtccaagtcgaaaggtccctcctgcagcaagtctcccattcctgcctgcagtacgtctcccattcccgcctgcagcacgtctcccattcccgcctgcagcaagtcccccactggctctcacacccattcatccagctcctcagagcctgcatccatccataccgaggcctcgtcaacctcccctcccataaattccccctggttccggggcaggggccggggaaatataatgcgggacataacattcccacggatcatgg aggagtatctgcaaggataccgggagcattatgcaggtatcgacccaccagtgaggctccaggaaaacacagtctccaaactaagcagagtgaagtcgttcctcagtttcatggcacacggtttcaatcgcctgtctgactggctctttttgagggatctcaagaggatacgcgggtggtcccggagcctgatgaagtcaagccttcaggtcacgacctccgacttctacatcaagaatatatcacactttctcaagtacatggccgacacaccgtgcaaggggagcaggctcagccaaaccgacatgattttaatcaaacgggaagtagttgccatcctgaagtccctgaagagaaaagtacttatccaccagatgcaagtgaagcgtgacaagatggaaggtctgccgagccacaacgacctaatgacatgcttgacttcgaccaccactcgcatccctcagctcctggatgtgatggccagcaatccgactaccgcgacccggacactgctctatgggtatatgactcttcattggagctgcatttatggccaccgtccgggggtctactccaacatgaccaacgccgaggtccgaaaggcggatacaactggcactgccttcggctacctggttcat gtaagtaaccacaagacggccaacgcgttcggggaggcgcagctgtacctcaccgtagaagaatttggatggatgaagaggtggctggaaattaagggtacgctgacctgcacccagagcctttctgtacacagaggggaagaacccgttcaggaagcttgcctactccctgaggttggcatgggctga